A genomic stretch from Malus domestica chromosome 15, GDT2T_hap1 includes:
- the LOC103415701 gene encoding uncharacterized protein, with protein MRTAILRSQDCLRGRFRHEALTLTLSPRSGSRRSSNFSNPNPNSTPNHVSTANIHQYRRRKRSPMGLQSNQHERPRDRCSDRAAVAKAPGKNLVIGQVKILRRGEDLNPEKNNRGLGVAARDDRKPKAKKENDPDLVLGSTDRLGPDPETVQKQIKAAEFKVMDAIYAGSSAFYASPPPSSVPLPRFLGRNGTATSDLRRLLRLDLV; from the coding sequence atgaggaCGGCGATTCTCCGATCGCAGGATTGCCTCCGAGGTCGCTTCCGCCACGaagccctaaccctaaccctctCCCCCCGCTCCGGATCACGAAGGAGCTCCAATTtctctaaccctaaccctaattccaCCCCCAACCATGTCTCCACCGCCAATATTCATCAATATCGCCGCCGGAAGAGGAGTCCGATGGGGCTTCAGTCCAATCAACACGAACGGCCTCGTGATCGGTGCTCTGATCGCGCCGCGGTTGCGAAGGCGCCGGGGAAAAACCTGGTGATTGGACAGGTCAAGATCCTGAGACGCGGCGAGGATTTGAACCCGGAGAAGAATAACCGAGGGCTCGGAGTTGCTGCCCGCGATGATCGCAAGCCGAAGGCGAAGAAGGAAAATGATCCGGATTTGGTTTTGGGATCCACGGACCGTTTGGGACCCGACCCGGAGACCGTGCAGAAGCAGATTAAGGCTGCGGAGTTCAAAGTTATGGATGCGATTTACGCCGGATCGAGCGCTTTCTACGCGTCTCCGCCTCCGAGCTCGGTGCCACTGCCTAGATTTTTGGGAAGGAACGGAACCGCCACCAGCGATCTCCGCAGGCTGCTGCGACTCGATTTGGTGTGA